One region of Oreochromis aureus strain Israel breed Guangdong unplaced genomic scaffold, ZZ_aureus HiC_scaffold_124, whole genome shotgun sequence genomic DNA includes:
- the LOC116323431 gene encoding nuclear factor 7, brain-like: MAERALLENYLSCHVCSETFSDPVSLSCSHSFCSSCLQKFWEQAKNKNCPICKRKSSKDFLIVSFTLKELADSFSGRKKSGSSETEKGEKILTVVCSKHEEVPKLFCVDEQRAVCTVCDFPHPHCQSHKVVPVEDAVSDLKKQLKSDLKSLKDKRNKYKQVEETYNEMIQHSKKQLLSTERQIRAEFNKLQQFLKEEEESRLAALREEEEQKWKTISREMKMIEEQISSLSDSICAVEEELQKHSVPFLSSYKDTQSRARAQSSLSDPQLVSGALIDVAKHLGNLSFRVWEKMKEKVHFSPVILDPNTASGWLYLSDDLTSVRCGDTKQQLPDNPERNTNHPTVFGSEGFSSGKHSWEVEVGDHPDWNVGLVKESVDRKGKLFASPKYGIWCLWHKNGKYTNGDGRTLTVKKSLQRISVQLDYDRGEVSFYDPEDMTHIYTHRDTFTEKLFPYFEVVDTGDAEITDIKIYQTEI; encoded by the coding sequence ATGGCTGAGAGAGCTCTTTTAGAAAATTACCTGAGCTGCCACGTGTGTTCAGAGACTTTCAGtgatcctgtgtctctgagctgcagccacagcttctGTTCAAGCTGCCTGCAGAAATTCTGGGAacaagctaaaaacaaaaactgtcccATTTGTAAAAGAAAGTCTTCAAAGGATTTTCTCATTGTGAGCTTTACACTGAAAGAACTTGCTGACTCCTTTTCTGGAAGAAAGAAATCTGGATCATCTGAGACAGAAAAGGGAGAGAAGATATTAACAGTGGTGTGCAGTAAACATGAGGAAGTGCCTAAACTGTTCTGTGTGGACGAGCAGAGAGCTGTGTGTACTGTCTGTGACTTTCCTCACCCTCACTGCCAGAGTCACAAAGTGGTTCCTGTAGAAGATGCAGTCAGTGACCTGAAGAAGCAGCTGAAATCTGACTTAAAGTCCCTGAAGGACAAGAGGAACAAATACAAACAAGTGGAGGAAACATACAATGAAATGATTCAACACTCCAAGAAGCAGCTGTTGTCCACAGAGAGGCAGATCAGAGCAGAGTTCAACAAACTCCAGCAGTtcctgaaagaggaagaggagtccAGACTGGCAGctctgagggaggaagaggagcagaagtGGAAGACTATCAGCAGAGAGATGAAGATGATTGAGGAGCAGATCTCCTCTCTGTCAGACAGCATCTGTGCTGTTGAAgaagagctgcagaaacacagcgtGCCATTCCTCAGCAGTTATAAAGACACTCAGAGCAGAGCCAGAGCCCAGAGCTCACTGTCAGATCCACAGCTGGTCTCAGGAGCACTGATAGATGTggccaaacacctgggcaacctgTCCTTCAGAGTGTgggagaagatgaaggagaaggTCCACTTCAGTCCTGTCAttctggacccaaacactgcAAGTGGCTGGCTCTATCTGTCTGATGATCTGACCAGTGTGAGATGTGGAGACACAAagcagcagcttcctgataatccagagagaaacacaaatCATCCCACTGTTTTTGGCTCTGAGGGCTTCAGCTCAGgcaaacacagctgggaggtggaggtgggagATCATCCTGATTGGAATGTGGGTTTAGTTAAAGAGTCAGTTGACAGGAAGGGAAAGCTTTTTGCTTCACCAAAATATGGAATCTGGTGTTTAtggcataaaaatggaaaatacacTAATGGTGATGGTCGGACTCTGACAGTGAAGAAGAGTCTCCAGAGGATCAGCGTCCAGCTGGACTATGACAGGGGGGAGGTGTCCTTCTATGACCCTGAAGACATGACTCACATCTACACTCACAGAGACACTTTCACTGAGAAACTCTTCCCATATTTTGAAGTTGTAGATACAGGAGATGCAGAAATCACTGATATCAAAATCTATCAGACTGAGATTTGA